The Leptospira harrisiae sequence AAGGATGATGAATACATCAGGTTGAGACTAAACTATGTGTTAAATGTTCTCTTAGAATATGCGAAGGCTCTTAACCAGGTACGCCAGAGCGGAGTGATCGACTTAAAAACTTACCCTTTTGGATTATAATAGCTGTTAAAATTGGAATACCAACATTTAAAACCAAAGTTACGATATAACCTATAAATGGCCCTCCAAGTGCATAAGGATCTATACTATGCATTGTATGGATGACAAAAGGGTGCAATAAAAAGATAAATAAACTTTGGTTTCCCACAAAACTAATCCAATTAGAAAAGGTTTTGTTAAATTTGGGAATGAGCTCCCAAATTAACAAAAAGAAAAATATTGGATAAACCATATGGTGGTTTTTAAAATCTGAAAAATAAACACCACTAAACAAAGTCAGCAAAAAGAGAAATACTAAAGTAAGTATTCCCAAAAGAAGCGAAACTTCTGCTTTTGCTTTATTTTTTTGCTCATGTGAAAATCCTAACTGAATTCCTAAAACAAAGAAGAAAATATAATTAAAGATTGAGATCGAGTGGTATTCTTTTGGTAAGATAGAGTCAAAGAACCCCAAATTGGATGATAAATTTAGCAAAATTGAAACAATTAATACAGGTTTAGAGATCGCTCGGTTTGTTAGAATTTTTTCAAAAACATAATAAAAAATATAAAATTGAAGTAATAGCGGGACAAAGTAGTAAGGCGCAAATACTTTTCCCAAACTATAAAATTGTAAAAATTCTAAGATATTATAGTTATGATATTTTATGAGATAACCTGCAATTGAGGCCAAAGTATAGGGAAGGAGAAGGTTTTTAACTTTTGAAGTCCAATAACCGGTTTTTTTTCTTAAAAAGATGGCTGAGGTTAATATAAATAATGGAACTGAAAATCGAGATAAATTGGAAAAAAACAAAGTAGTTCTAATGACAACTGAATCATTAGGATGAAAAAACTGAAAGTATGAATGAATATGGATGATTACAATTCCAATCATCGCAAATCCTCGTAGGACATCGAATCGACTTTCTCTTCCTTCGTTGGAAGCAAGTGGATGTGGAAGAGAGTAGGGGATTTGGAAAACCCAAATGTACAAAGCAGCGAGTCCTGTTAGTATGATCCCTAGTAATTCCCATTCCATAAATGTTCTCTCCCTTACGGCATTTTCTTTTCATATTTCCTGGGGGAAAGGAAAATGAATTCAGATTTTAGGCAAAATAGCCAAAAATAGATACAGGAGCTACGAATCAATGAGCAAACTCAACATCCCACCAAATCAGAGAATCTTCAAAGAAGGGGAACTGAATAATGCGATGTACATCATCCTTCAAGGGAACGTTGAGATTTTTTTTACAGTGAACAATAGCCAAACTCGATTGGCACTCATGAAACCAGGAGATTTTTTTGGTGAAATGGCATTGTTTAGTTCCAATCCGAGAAGTGCCACAGCAAGAACTATCACGAACTGTGAAGTTGCTGTGATTGAAAGTAAACAACAGCTTGAAAACTTCCTTGTTAAAAATCCAAAGTTCGCTGCGAAAATGGTTTCGATAATGGCAGATCGTTTGGCACGTACTAATGAGTTACTCATTAGTAGTATGGAAAAATCAGTCGCTAAGAAAATTGAATTTAGTACAGATGTTGGAAAGGAACATCAAATTGGAATTAGTGATGTTCAAGATGTAGAATGACTATCCGTAAATAGTCGGTAAGTTTTTTTTGATTAAGGTAATTTCTAGAATAGGTGCATAACTCAGAAGGTTTTTAATATTAACTGTTTGGCCTTCTGCAATAAGAAACTCGCTTAGAATTTCTAAGGTTTCCTCTGGTGGAAGAGAAGATATACTTGGATATTCAGGATGTCCCACCAGATTAAATTCTTCTGCAAGTTTAGGATCTAATAATTGTTGGTCTTCTAAGTTTAACAAATCTTTCCAGTTCATAACTAAATTAAGAGATTTTGGTATTCTTCTCTATGCTCCTCAAATTGGATTTTAAACCTTTCTTGCATATCGCGAAATTCTTTTTCAGAAGTTATTTCAAAATACTCTAAAACTTCTGGTTCCACAGTAAAATAATTTCCTTTGCCGCGACCAATATTTGCGAAAATATCTGCAAGGTAGATAATCTGGCAGAGGATATTGTTACGACTTTTGCATTGCCAAGGTTTGTGATGA is a genomic window containing:
- a CDS encoding acyltransferase family protein, with product MEWELLGIILTGLAALYIWVFQIPYSLPHPLASNEGRESRFDVLRGFAMIGIVIIHIHSYFQFFHPNDSVVIRTTLFFSNLSRFSVPLFILTSAIFLRKKTGYWTSKVKNLLLPYTLASIAGYLIKYHNYNILEFLQFYSLGKVFAPYYFVPLLLQFYIFYYVFEKILTNRAISKPVLIVSILLNLSSNLGFFDSILPKEYHSISIFNYIFFFVLGIQLGFSHEQKNKAKAEVSLLLGILTLVFLFLLTLFSGVYFSDFKNHHMVYPIFFFLLIWELIPKFNKTFSNWISFVGNQSLFIFLLHPFVIHTMHSIDPYALGGPFIGYIVTLVLNVGIPILTAIIIQKGKFLSRSLRSGVPG
- a CDS encoding Crp/Fnr family transcriptional regulator; amino-acid sequence: MSKLNIPPNQRIFKEGELNNAMYIILQGNVEIFFTVNNSQTRLALMKPGDFFGEMALFSSNPRSATARTITNCEVAVIESKQQLENFLVKNPKFAAKMVSIMADRLARTNELLISSMEKSVAKKIEFSTDVGKEHQIGISDVQDVE